From the genome of Deltaproteobacteria bacterium, one region includes:
- the rplU gene encoding 50S ribosomal protein L21, translating to MGRYAVVKTGGKQYRIAEGELVNVERLGGDVGATVTLDEVLLVSGDGDEEARVGTPLVEQAQVTAEIVEQGLDKKIIVFKKKRRKGYSRKQGHRQMHTTLRIVEIQA from the coding sequence ATGGGACGTTATGCAGTTGTAAAGACGGGTGGGAAGCAGTACCGGATCGCCGAGGGCGAGTTGGTAAACGTGGAGCGTCTGGGCGGTGATGTCGGCGCCACGGTGACCCTGGACGAGGTGTTGCTGGTCAGCGGCGACGGCGACGAAGAGGCCAGGGTTGGCACGCCGCTGGTGGAGCAGGCCCAGGTGACGGCGGAGATCGTCGAGCAGGGGCTCGACAAGAAGATCATCGTCTTCAAGAAGAAGCGGCGGAAGGGCTACAGCCGCAAGCAGGGCCACCGCCAGATGCACACCACCCTGAGAATCGTCGAAATCCAGGCGTAA
- the rpmA gene encoding 50S ribosomal protein L27, whose amino-acid sequence MAHKKSGGSSRNGRDSQGQRRGVKRYGGQHVKAGNILVRQLGTKIHPGKNVGMGRDYTLFALVEGTVEYQRWGRSRKRVAILPA is encoded by the coding sequence ATGGCGCACAAGAAATCAGGCGGAAGCTCGCGCAACGGTCGCGACAGTCAGGGACAGAGGCGCGGGGTCAAGCGCTACGGCGGACAGCACGTCAAGGCGGGAAACATCCTGGTGCGCCAACTGGGCACGAAGATCCATCCGGGCAAGAACGTCGGCATGGGGCGCGACTACACGCTGTTCGCCCTGGTCGAGGGCACGGTGGAGTACCAGCGCTGGGGCCGGTCGCGCAAGCGGGTGGCCATCCTTCCCGCCTGA
- the obgE gene encoding GTPase ObgE, whose translation MKFVDEVEITVKAGDGGRGCVSFRREKYVPKGGPDGGDGGDGGHVRVTGDAHLTTLLDLRYQRLYRGNRGQHGRGKDQHGKKGEDRVIRVPVGTLIRDAATGELIADIDTPSGEAVLAHGGKGGKGNSRFASATRQAPRFAEPGDPGEERELRLELRLLADVGLIGLPNAGKSTLISAVSAARPKIADYPFTTLVPNLGVVAHGDLSFVMADIPGLIEGAHRGEGLGHRFLKHVTRTGVLVHVLDVFQLGECDPRADFETVNRELALFDEELSHKPQIVAANKVDLLPDRSMVADLEAFFGGRGYRFCAISAVTGEGLARLKQMIVEDLAERRAASAGRGKSATHLEVHG comes from the coding sequence ATGAAGTTCGTCGACGAGGTCGAGATCACGGTGAAGGCCGGGGACGGCGGCCGCGGCTGCGTCAGCTTTCGCCGTGAGAAGTATGTCCCCAAGGGTGGCCCGGACGGCGGCGATGGCGGCGACGGCGGGCACGTCCGCGTGACGGGGGATGCGCACCTGACCACGCTCCTCGATCTGCGCTACCAGAGGTTGTATCGCGGCAACCGGGGACAGCACGGGCGCGGCAAGGACCAGCACGGCAAGAAGGGCGAGGACCGGGTGATCCGGGTGCCGGTGGGAACCCTGATCCGCGACGCGGCGACGGGCGAGTTGATAGCCGATATCGATACCCCCTCGGGCGAGGCGGTGCTGGCACACGGGGGCAAGGGCGGCAAGGGCAACAGCCGCTTCGCCAGCGCCACGCGGCAGGCGCCGCGGTTCGCGGAGCCGGGTGATCCGGGAGAAGAGCGGGAGCTTCGGCTGGAGTTGCGGCTGCTGGCGGACGTGGGGCTTATCGGGCTGCCCAACGCGGGCAAGTCGACCCTGATCTCGGCCGTCTCCGCGGCGCGTCCCAAGATCGCCGACTATCCCTTCACCACGCTGGTGCCCAACCTGGGCGTGGTGGCCCACGGCGACCTGAGCTTCGTGATGGCGGACATTCCCGGCCTCATCGAGGGCGCCCATCGGGGCGAGGGCCTGGGCCATCGCTTTCTCAAGCACGTGACCCGCACCGGCGTGCTGGTGCACGTGCTCGATGTCTTCCAACTCGGCGAGTGCGATCCCCGGGCGGACTTCGAGACGGTGAACCGCGAGTTGGCGCTGTTCGACGAGGAGCTGTCGCACAAGCCCCAGATCGTGGCGGCGAACAAGGTGGACCTCCTGCCGGACCGGAGCATGGTGGCGGACCTCGAAGCGTTCTTCGGCGGCCGGGGCTACCGCTTCTGCGCCATCTCCGCGGTGACGGGCGAGGGGCTGGCGCGGCTCAAACAGATGATCGTTGAAGACCTTGCCGAAAGACGCGCGGCGTCCGCGGGCAGGGGAAAATCGGCAACGCACCTGGAAGTTCATGGCTGA